From the Oceanispirochaeta sp. genome, the window GAAGTTTGTAGGAGATCTTTTTGAAGAGCTTGAAAGAGTTATCATCAGAAAGTCCATCATTGAAAACAACCTACGTTGTGATAAAAGACCCAGTGAAAAGATTCGAGATATCTCCTGTGAAATTGATATACTTGACCGTTGTCATGGTAGTGCCCTGTTTACCCGCGGTGAGACCCAGTCCTTGGGTGTAACCACCCTTGGAAGCGTTCAGGATGAACAGATCATGGATGACATTGACGGTGACCGCCGAGCCAACTTCATGCTCCATTACAACTTCCCTCCCTATTCTGTAGGTGAAACCGGAAGACTGGGTACAGGCCGCCGGGAAATCGGTCATGGACATCTGGCTCAGAGAGCCATTGAAGGTGTTCTCCCCAAAAAAGAAGAATTTCCCTATACAATCAGAGTTGTTTCGGAGATTCTGGAATCCAATGGATCTTCCTCTCAGGCAACCATCTGTAGCGGATCACTGAGTCTGCTTGATGCAGGTGTTCCCCTTAAAAAACCTGTTGCAGGTATTGCCATGGGTCTGGTCAAGGAAGGAGATGACTTTGTTGTTCTTTCTGATATCCTTGGTGAAGAAGACCACATGGGTGATATGGACTTCAAAGTTGCCGGTTCTGAAGATGGTATCACAGCGTTCCAGATGGATATAAAAATTCCAGGAATCAGCATAGATATCATGAAAAAGGCTCTATCACAGGCTCTGGAAGGACGCCTGCATATCCTGAAGATCATGAATGAATCAATTTCTGAACCCAATGCTAATGTTTCCGAGTTTGCCCCCAGTGTCACCTCTTTCAAGGTCGACGTTGATAAAATCGGACTCCTTATCGGGCCCGGTGGAAAAAATATTAAAGGTATGGCTGAAAAGAGCGGTGCCAAGATTAATATTGATGAAGACGGAACTGTCAACATCTTCTGTCGTGAGAAAAAGGGAACCGATATGGCTGAAGGCATGATTAAGGGCATGATAGAAGATCCTGAAGTGGGAACCATCTATAAAGCCACTGTAAAACGGATCATGGATTTTGGTGCATTTCTGGAAATCCTGCCCGGAAAAGAAGGTCTCTGTCACATCTCCAAGGTTTCTGCCGAGCGTGTGAGCAATGTTGCAGATGTTCTGAAGGAAGGACAGGAAG encodes:
- the pnp gene encoding polyribonucleotide nucleotidyltransferase gives rise to the protein METFKFKIGEDEIILETGKMAKQANGSVLARCGGSAVMATVCCGSNSVEGLDYVPLTVEYNERYYAAGKIPGGFLKRESRPKDKEILVSRLIDRPLRPLFYKDFGREIQVVPMTVSTDQIHTPDILGMIAAFAAVTISDIPFNGPVAAVRVASIKGEYVINPTFQQIEESELDIIVAASNDGICMVEGGGDQVSEDLMLGAIQAAEKTLADLCAFFVDMADKCGKEKLPLVEKTLKLEKWDDMYAEAYPQMETAVFTDGKFERRQAIKDIKKAMLVQYEADIPEDQLKFVGDLFEELERVIIRKSIIENNLRCDKRPSEKIRDISCEIDILDRCHGSALFTRGETQSLGVTTLGSVQDEQIMDDIDGDRRANFMLHYNFPPYSVGETGRLGTGRREIGHGHLAQRAIEGVLPKKEEFPYTIRVVSEILESNGSSSQATICSGSLSLLDAGVPLKKPVAGIAMGLVKEGDDFVVLSDILGEEDHMGDMDFKVAGSEDGITAFQMDIKIPGISIDIMKKALSQALEGRLHILKIMNESISEPNANVSEFAPSVTSFKVDVDKIGLLIGPGGKNIKGMAEKSGAKINIDEDGTVNIFCREKKGTDMAEGMIKGMIEDPEVGTIYKATVKRIMDFGAFLEILPGKEGLCHISKVSAERVSNVADVLKEGQEVEVRLIEVDRMGRINLSIVDAQNKDWKPPRSSGGAPRR